The Tripterygium wilfordii isolate XIE 37 chromosome 5, ASM1340144v1, whole genome shotgun sequence genome window below encodes:
- the LOC119998153 gene encoding uncharacterized protein LOC119998153, with protein sequence MASAIPQPLIRQQASRTRFLKFRNPKNLIVLEKCSSNSSKNECIITCRLAILDHHLSSPLRHTLSLRSSVLLPHIPLRSLLQPRLHPLRSPLFHPMTTQSATDASPSSSTKTVRVSIKGRVQGVFYRNWTIENATQLGLKGWVRNRRDGSVEALFSGDPDKVQEMERRCRRGPPDALVTGFEVSPCSEDPGTGFERRPTV encoded by the exons ATGGCATCGGCGATCCCACAACCACTAATCCGTCAACAAGCGTCGAGAACCAGGTTCCTCAAATTCCGGAACCCAAAGAACCTTATAGTCCTGGAGAAAtgcagcagcaacagcagcaaGAATGAGTGTATTATTACTTGTAGACTCGCCATTCTCGATCATCATCTGTCTTCTCCTCTGCGTCATACTCTTTCGCTTCGCTCTAGTGTTCTTCTACCTCATATTCCTCTTCGCTCTCTGCTCCAACCTCGTTTACATCCTCTTCGATCTCCTCTCTTCCACCCCATGACTACCCAATCTGCCACCGATGCCTCTCCATCGTCCTCCACCAAAACG GTGAGGGTTTCGATTAAGGGGAGAGTTCAGGGTGTGTTTTATCGGAACTGGACAATAGAGAATGCCACGCAATTGGGTTTGAAGGGTTGGGTTCGCAACAGGAGGGATGGCTCCGTGGAAGCTCTCTTCTCAGGGGACCCTGATAAGGTTCAGGAGATGGAGCGGCGGTGCAGGCGTGGCCCACCTGATGCCCTGGTTACTGGGTTCGAGGTTTCTCCTTGCAGTGAAGATCCTGGCACTGGATTTGAGCGCAGACCAACTGTTTGA
- the LOC119999130 gene encoding heavy metal-associated isoprenylated plant protein 5-like, with the protein MGEQKEVAKNEGEKKHAAADPAKKDDGKVVLKIDMHCEGCAKKIKRTVKHMDGVEDVKADCAANKLTVTGKADPAKIKERLEEKTKKKVEIISPQPKKDGGGGDKKPAEKSETKPVEKKAEEKKPPKESTVVLKIRLHCEGCIKKIMKSILKSKGVDSVSVDASKDLVTVKGTMDVKDLVAHLKEKLKQPVEVVPAKKDGGAAEKKDKEAAGGEKKEKEGEKKEKEKSGDDGKKEGGAAKVDVNKMEYFGYPQPDPSSWFDGGVYGQNFVTDSYHHGYAAQGYVPPHPGHNMQQGYVPVIDYHSQPPQMFSDENPNACSVM; encoded by the exons ATGGGCGAG CAAAAGGAAGTAGCGAAGAATGAAGGCGAGAAGAAGCACGCCGCCGCCGATCCCGCTAAGAAGGACGACGGCAAGGTCGTTTTGAAGATCGATATGCATTGCGAAGGCTGTgctaagaaaatcaaaagaacaGTCAAACACATGGATG GTGTGGAAGATGTGAAGGCAGACTGTGCCGCCAACAAACTCACTGTGACAGGCAAGGCGGACCCTGCCAAAATCAAAGAGAGGCTTGAAgaaaagacaaagaagaaggttGAGATCATCTCTCCTCAGCCGAAGAAAGACGGCGGCGGAGGCGACAAAAAGCCGGCCGAGAAATCGGAAACTAAACCAGTGGAGAAAAAGGCCGAAGAGAAAAAACCGCCTAAAGAG AGCACCGTCGTCCTGAAGATCAGGTTGCATTGCGAAGGTTGCATCAAGAAGATCATGAAAAGCATCTTGAAGAGCAAAG GAGTTGATAGCGTATCCGTTGATGCTTCGAAGGACCTGGTGACGGTTAAGGGCACAATGGATGTGAAGGATCTGGTGGCGCATCTCAAGGAGAAGCTCAAGCAGCCCGTCGAGGTGGTTCCTGCCAAAAAGGATGGCGGCGCTGCAGAGAAGAAAGACAAAGAAGCAGCCGGCGgcgagaagaaagagaaagaaggtgagaagaaagagaaggagaaaagCGGAGATGACGGGAAGAAGGAAGGTGGTGCGGCTAAAGTGGATGTCAACAAGATGGAGTATTTTGGGTACCCGCAACCAGATCCGTCGTCCTGGTTTGATGGAGGCGTGTACGGCCAGAACTTCGTGACGGATAGTTATCACCATGGGTACGCAGCACAGGGTTATGTCCCTCCTCACCCAGGCCATAATATGCAGCAAGGATATGTGCCGGTGATCGACTACCACTCCCAGCCTCCACAGATGTTCAGCGACGAGAACCCAAATGCTTGTTCCGTCATGTGA